One genomic window of Camelina sativa cultivar DH55 chromosome 5, Cs, whole genome shotgun sequence includes the following:
- the LOC104786006 gene encoding uncharacterized protein LOC104786006, with the protein MVLWELALGTAYFLGIRRTYRLALKTQRRIISPNHPRIRDFMHRRTHQIFDVALRVHKNIQQRDMEIGRNLGNWILRGLDRMKPSAQVILPKHKEPSIDKAKRVLESTRFKPHVNTQTPQNREVDRHLFMSLRNFRSKYPIASMMMIKPPRTTGTTTQYRPYTAGVSSMIQPIYARNGFNGVIRKDILQWMVQKT; encoded by the exons ATGGTGTTGTGGGAGTTAGCTCTGGGAACAGCCTACTTCTTGGGGATTAGGCGGACTTACCGGCTTGCATTGAAGACCCAGCGTCGTATTATTAGCCCTAATCATCCCAGGATTCGAGATTTTATGCATCG GAGGACTCATCAAATCTTTGATGTGGCTCTTAGGGTCCACAAGAACATACAACAGAGAGACATGGAAATTGGTCGGAATTTAGGAAACTGGATTCTCCGTGGCCTTGACCGGATGAAGCCATCGGCTCAGGTGATACTACCAAAACACAAAGAGCCAAGCATAGACAAGGCGAAGAGAGTATTGGAATCAACCCGTTTCAAACCGCATGTTAACACGCAGACTCCTCAGAACCGTGAGGTCGATAGGCACTTGTTCATGTCCTTGAGGAACTTTCGGTCTAAATACCCCATTGcttcgatgatgatgatcaagccGCCAAGAACAACTGGAACTACCACTCAGTACAGGCCTTACACTGCTGGTGTATCCAGTATGATTCAGCCGATTTATGCTAGGAACGGGTTCAACGGTGTCATCAGGAAGGATATTTTGCAGTGGATGGTGCAGAAGACATGA
- the LOC104786007 gene encoding uncharacterized protein LOC104786007: MQRLSLESSASKLHHHSYGGRKDDAYDIDDLKPVSSSTPSSSSSAAADYDDHELKKELKPRRLSSLQSPFAVTTNQKREKLVHFIPILTLLCFIILYLTSHPPSQSDLAQFNGFMRTSKHLEESGDDEISGYVRGDTLAIRTSVRNLQETESFPTKSLPRRRTSHRKTADF; this comes from the exons ATGCAGAGGCTATCGCTAGAGTCATCAGCTTCGAAGCTCCATCATCATAGCTATGGAGGAAGAAAAGACGACGCCTACGACATCGATGATTTGAAACCAGTCTCTTCATCCACTCCTTCTTCGTCGTCATCAGCCGCCGCGGATTACGACGATCACGAGCTCAAAAAGGAGTTAAAGCCGCGACGGTTATCGTCGCTGCAATCACCTTTCGCGGTGACGACGAATCAGAAACGAGAGAAGCTCGTTCACTTCATTCCGATTCTCACTCTCCTCTGCTTTATCATCCTCTACCTCACTTCTCACCCTCCGTCCCAATCAG atttgGCTCAGTTTAATGGATTCATGCGTACTTCGAAACATCTAG AAGAATCAGGCGACGATGAAATCTCAGGATATGTAAGAGGAGATACACTAGCTATCCGTACGAGTGTAAGGAATCTTCAAGAGACGGAAAGCTTCCCGACGAAATCACTTCCCCGTCGCCGGACTTCTCACCGGAAAACCGCAGACTTCTAG
- the LOC104786008 gene encoding NDR1/HIN1-Like protein 3-like codes for MATGNYNLNGANYGPAIQPPPVKTYYSQGRRGADVGCGICGCFYSCLLCCGSCLVNIICTILLCVAICLGFVALILYFILQPKVVNIHVTDANLTRFELDPRSHNLHYNLSLNFAIRNPNQRLGIHYDQLEARGYYGDKRFAAVNMTSFFQGHKNTTVVGTELKGQKLVLLGAGGRKDLKEDRNSGIYRIDVKLRFKIRFKFGVLNSWAIKPKIKCHLKVPLSTSNSAAGFQFLPTKCHVDL; via the coding sequence ATGGCGACCGGAAACTACAACTTAAATGGCGCTAACTACGGTCCAGCAATCCAGCCTCCTCCTGTTAAAACATACTACAGCCAAGGTCGACGCGGCGCCGACGTAGGTTGCGGCATCTGTGGTTGCTTCTACAGCTGTCTCCTTTGCTGTGGTAGTTGTCTCGTGAACATCATCTGTACCATTCTCTTATGTGTAGCTATTTGCCTTGGATTCGTAGCTTTAATCCTCTATTTTATACTCCAACCCAAGGTCGTGAACATCCATGTCACGGACGCTAACTTAACGCGTTTTGAGCTTGACCCGCGAAGCCATAACCTTCATTACAACCTCTCGTTGAACTTCGCAATACGTAACCCTAACCAACGTCTTGGGATCCACTATGATCAGTTAGAGGCGAGGGGTTACTACGGTGATAAGCGTTTTGCTGCCGTGAATATGACGTCGTTTTTTCAAGGGCATAAGAATACGACGGTGGTTGGAACGGAGTTGAAAGGACAGAAGCTGGTTTTGTTAGGCGCCGGTGGCCGGAAGGACCTGAAGGAGGATCGGAACTCTGGGATTTACAGGATTGACGTAAAGCTGAGGTTTAAGATCAGGTTTAagtttggggttttgaactCATGGGCCATTAAGCCCAAGATTAAGTGTCATCTCAAGGTTCCGTTGAGCACCTCTAATTCAGCCGCAGGGTTCCAGTTTCTTCCCACCAAGTGCCACGTCGACctctga
- the LOC109132822 gene encoding uncharacterized protein LOC109132822, whose translation MLGAKPVASPMVPTDRLQLTSGTLFADGSAYRQIVGSLQYLHFMRPDIAFAVNKLSQFMHKPTDIHWMAVKRVLRYLAGTKDRGIFLRRNNTIALHAFSDADWRGNKDDYTSTGAYIIYLGTHPVAWSSKKQKSVSRSSTEAEYRAVADTASELCWVVSLLHELGLKSVTQPVIYCDNVGATYLAANPIFHSRMKHVAFDYHFIRELVQSGFLRVAHVSTKDQLADALTKPVSRSLLNVNLSKIGLSSGRPS comes from the coding sequence ATGCTTGGTGCAAAACCAGTTGCATCTCCGATGGTGCCCACGGATCGTTTGCAACTCACTTCTGGCACACTGTTTGCTGATGGTTCTGCATATCGTCAGATTGTTGGAAGCTTGCAGTACTTGCATTTTATGAGACCAGACATTGCCTTTGCAGTCAACAAGCTCTCGCAATTCATGCATAAACCTACGGACATTCATTGGATGGCGGTTAAGCGAGTTCTTCGTTATCTTGCGGGGACTAAAGATCGAGGTATCTTCCTCCGTCGCAACAACACTATTGCCCTTCATGCCTTCTCCGATGCAGACTGGAGAGGCAACAAAGATGATTACACTTCAACAGGTGCCTACATTATTTATCTTGGCACTCATCCTGTTGCTTGGTCTTCAAAGAAGCAGAAATCAGTTTCTCGGTCCTCCACAGAGGCCGAGTATCGAGCTGTTGCAGACACAGCTTCAGAGCTTTGTTGGGTTGTGTCCTTGTTACACGAGTTAGGTCTCAAGTCAGTTACTCAGCCTGTTATCTACTGTGATAATGTTGGCGCCACATACCTTGCTGCTAACCCTATATTCCACTCACGTATGAAGCATGTGGCCTTTGATTATCACTTCATTCGGGAGTTGGTTCAGTCTGGTTTTCTCCGAGTTGCTCATGTGTCTACCAAGGATCAGCTGGCTGATGCGTTAACAAAACCGGTCTCTCGTTCTCTTCTAAACGTCAACTTGTCCAAGATTGGTCTTTCTTCTGGTCGTCCATCTTGA
- the LOC104788985 gene encoding probable E3 ubiquitin-protein ligase ARI11, whose amino-acid sequence MDHSDDEIMYIDSEEENLLGDDEDRETDENYDELADQDDHMKRSEKSYVVLKEEDIRKHQRDDIERVSTALSISQVEAIALLLHYQWSVSKVEDEWFTDEEKTRETVGILKEPVVDVNGEKEIECGICFESYTGGEIERVSCGHPYCITCWTGYITTKIEDGSGCLRFACPEPSCSAAVGQDLIDKIAKKEHKEKYYTYFLRSYVEEGKKFKWCPSPGCEYAVDFGGSSTSNYDVSCLCSFKFCWDCCEDAHSPVDCDTVSKWLLKNRDESENTNWILAKTKPCPKCKRPIEKNKGCNHMSCSAPCKLHFCWNCLKPLSGHTACNAFKEDNESETKRKRAKDAIDRYHHYFERWESNKSSRLKAISDLEKWQSVQLKELSAILGTPETQLQFTVEAWLQIVECRRVLKWTYAYGYYLLDHEPDKRLFFEYLQGEAETGLERLHHCAEEELKQFIGRTEVPPKKFTEFQVKLIGLTTVTKTYFENLVKALENGLADLVYSKTKSTEESGGLNLYDQMIFSQFSRDEYLEDYSDVV is encoded by the exons ATGGATCATTCGGATGATGAGATAATGTATATCGACTCGGAAGAGGAGAATCTTCTCGGCGATGATGAAGATAGAGAAACTGATGAAAACTACGACGAATTAGCTGATCAGGACGATCACATGAAACGATCTGAGAAAAGTTACGTAGTTCTCAAGGAAGAAGACATCCGCAAGCATCAAAGAGACGATATCGAACGAGTTTCCACGGCTCTCTCTATAAGCCAAGTCGAAGCGATCGCTCTGCTTCTTCACTATCAATGGAGTGTTAGTAAAGTCGAAGATGAATGGTTTACGGACGAAGAGAAAACCCGTGAAACCGTTGGTATACTGAAGGAGCCTGTCGTTGATGTTAATGGTGAAAAAGAAATCGAATGTGGGATTTGCTTCGAGTCATACACTGGAGGGGAAATCGAAAGGGTTTCTTGTGGTCATCCTTATTGCATTACTTGCTGGACTGGTTACATCACTACAAAAATCGAAGACGGTTCGGGATGTTTGAGATTTGCATGTCCCGAGCCTTCTTGTTCCGCTGCTGTTGGTCAAGACCTGATCGATAAGATCGCTAAGAAAGAACATAAGGAGAAGTATTATACGTACTTTCTTAGGTCTTATGTCGAAGAAGGGAAGAAGTTTAAATGGTGTCCATCACCGGGATGCGAATACGCGGTTGATTTTGGTGGAAGTAGTACTAGTAATTACGatgtttcttgtttgtgttcGTTTAAGTTTTGCTGGGATTGCTGTGAAGACGCTCACAGTCCTGTGGATTGTGATACAGTGTCAAAGTGGTTACTAAAGAACAGGGATGAGTCCGAGAACACGAATTGGATACTTGCTAAGACAAAGCCTTGTCCTAAATGCAAGCGTCCGATCGAGAAGAACAAAGGATGTAACCATATGTCATGCTCTGCTCCGTGTAAAttgcatttttgttggaattgcCTTAAACCATTGAGCGGTCATACTGCTTGCAATGCCTTTAAAGAAGACAATGAGAGTGAAACTAAGAGAAAAAGGGCTAAAGATGCCATCGATAGATACCACCATTACTTCGAAAGATGGGAATCTAATAAATCGTCGAGGCTGAAGGCTATAAGTGATCTGGAGAAATGGCAATCGGTGCAGCTAAAGGAGCTTAGTGCAATATTGGGCACACCAGAAACTCAGCTCCAATTCACCGTAGAGGCATGGCTTCAG ATCGTTGAATGTAGGAGGGTCTTGAAATGGACTTATGCATATGGATACTACCTACTTGATCATGAACCTGACAAGCGACTTTTTTTCGAGTATTTGCA AGGGGAGGCGGAAACTGGTTTGGAGAGACTTCACCATTGTGCAGAAGAGGAGTTGAAACAGTTTATCGGTAGAACTGAAGTCCCACcgaaaaaatttactgagttcCAAGTGAAATTAATTGGTTTGACTACAGTAACTAAAACCTACTTCGAAAATCTAGTGAAAGCTTTGGAGAATGGGCTTGCTGATTTGGTATATAGTAAGACCAAATCAACAGAAGAATCTGGTGGTTTGAACCTCTACGACCAAATGATATTCTCACAATTCTCTCGTGATGAATATTTAGAGGACTATAGTGACGTCGTTTGA
- the LOC104786009 gene encoding uncharacterized protein LOC104786009, whose amino-acid sequence MISATTVGYMAVTLRLTNTTFAISSHPLTPSVLFRVSNIASLSVRKVKMANFAVSDSETTSRVIDSHLHIWASPQEAATYPYCPGQEPTLTGDVDFLLKNMEEASVDGALIVQPINHKFDHSLVTSVLKKYPSKFVGCCLANPAEDGSGIKHFENLVLESNYRAVRFNPYLWPSGQKMTNAVGKALFSKAGELGVPVGFMCMKGLDLHIAEIEELCTEFPKTTVLLDHAGFCKVPEDGEAKLAYTQLMKLSRFPEVYVKFSALFRISRTGFPYKDLSPLLSQLVSHFGANRVMWGSDFPFVVLECGYKEAKEAVTIIAKEASLSSSEMDWILGKTLMQLFPGQWILP is encoded by the exons ATGATATCCGCGACCACGGTGGGATATATGGCTGTGACACTGAGATTAACGAATACTACTTTTGCAATTTCCAGTCATCCTTTAACGCCGTCCGTACTGTTCCGTGTAAGCAATATAGCATCATTATCGGTCAGGAAGGTAAAAATGGCGAATTTTGCTGTGTCTGACTCTGAAACGACATCGAGGGTCATCGATTCTCATCTCCACATTTGGGCTTCTCCTCAAGAG GCAGCGACATATCCTTATTGTCCCGGCCAAGAACCTACTTTGACTGGTGATGTCGATTTCTTGCTCAAG AACATGGAAGAGGCAAGTGTTGATGGAGCTCTCATTGTGCAACCCATCAATCACAAGTTTGATCATTCTTTAGTAACAAG TGTTCTGAAGAAATACCCATCCAAGTTTGTTGGTTGTTGCCTTGCTAATCCTGCAGAAGATGGCAGTGGAATTAAGCACTTTGAGAATCTTGTTTTAGAG AGTAATTATCGTGCTGTTCGGTTTAATCCCTATTTGTGGCCATCGGGTCAGAAG ATGACAAATGCTGTTGGCAAAGCCTTGTTCTCTAAAGCAGGGGAGCTTGGTGTGCCTGTTGGCTTCATGTGTATGAAG GGTCTGGATCTGCACATTGCAGAAATTGAGGAACTGTGCACAGAATTTCCAAAGACTACTGTTTTACTAGATCACGCTGGATTCTGCAAAGTACCAGA AGATGGTGAGGCAAAGCTTGCTTATACTCAACTCATGAAGCTCTCTAGATTTCCAGAG GTATATGTGAAATTCAGTGCTCTATTCAGGATCTCAAGAACCGGCTTCCCGTATAAGGACCTATCGCCTCTCCTATCTCAACTTGTTTCCCATTTTGGGGCTAATCGTGTCATGTGGGGCAG TGACTTCCcatttgttgttcttgaatgtGGATACAAAGAAGCCAAAGAAGCTGTGACTATTATTGCAAAAGAAGCATCCTTGTCTAGTTCTGAGATGGACTGGATTCTGGGTAAGACTCTTATGCAGCTCTTCCCTGGACAATGGATTCTTCCTTGA